From Vibrio aerogenes, a single genomic window includes:
- the pelA gene encoding pectate lyase → MKKTRNTLAFAVALCCGSLASASSMAASCSVSSNVWSNGYTLTVTVDSETAAVDSWQAQLKFAQTPDITNSWNAEIQSSGKTVTASSLDWNSHIEAGNNVTFGLQGSYDGSFTAPDCVLASSGSSSSGNDTGNTGGDSSDSSATVLSQDGNPVHQRYKSQRTEWSQSKADIVLSYQYDNGGWPKNQKYDSKGSGGSGKGTFDNGATTTEMIYLAQVYRDGKNTKYRDAVRKGMDYTLEAQYSSGGWPQFYPLKGGYHDHVTYNDNAMSSVLTMLYHASRKDAPFDTDIFSDSDREKMKKAITKGVEYILKSQWKQNGQLTVWCAQHGKDDYQPKKARAYELKSLSGSESVEVLGFLMTQPQTDEVKKAVKAGLAWFSSPNTYLADHTYDKSVEEKIVYKKGSRMWYRFYDLDTNKGFFSDRDGKKYYDLMDISSERRNGYSWGGSYGEKIISYAKKVGYL, encoded by the coding sequence ATGAAAAAGACAAGAAATACCTTAGCTTTTGCCGTTGCCCTGTGCTGCGGTTCTCTGGCTTCCGCATCATCGATGGCAGCCTCATGCAGCGTTTCCTCCAATGTCTGGAGTAATGGATATACGCTGACTGTGACTGTTGACAGCGAAACCGCAGCTGTAGACAGCTGGCAGGCACAGTTAAAATTTGCGCAAACGCCGGATATCACCAACAGCTGGAATGCTGAGATTCAGTCATCCGGTAAAACTGTGACCGCATCGTCACTGGACTGGAACAGCCATATCGAAGCCGGTAACAACGTCACTTTTGGATTACAGGGCTCTTATGATGGCAGCTTTACCGCCCCTGACTGTGTGCTGGCCAGCAGCGGCAGCTCATCATCCGGTAATGACACCGGCAACACTGGCGGTGATTCATCAGACTCGTCTGCCACAGTCCTGTCTCAGGATGGTAACCCGGTGCACCAGCGTTATAAATCCCAGAGAACAGAATGGAGCCAGAGCAAAGCAGATATTGTGCTTTCCTATCAGTATGACAATGGCGGCTGGCCAAAGAATCAGAAGTATGACAGTAAAGGCAGTGGCGGCAGTGGTAAAGGCACCTTTGATAACGGTGCGACCACAACAGAAATGATTTATCTGGCTCAGGTTTACCGTGATGGTAAAAATACCAAATACCGTGACGCCGTCCGCAAAGGGATGGATTATACTCTGGAAGCTCAGTACAGCAGCGGTGGCTGGCCTCAGTTTTACCCACTCAAAGGCGGCTACCATGATCATGTGACGTATAACGATAATGCCATGAGCAGCGTCCTGACCATGCTTTATCATGCCAGCCGTAAAGATGCGCCTTTTGATACCGATATTTTCTCTGACAGTGACCGGGAAAAAATGAAAAAAGCCATCACGAAAGGCGTGGAATATATCCTCAAGTCGCAGTGGAAACAGAATGGTCAGCTGACCGTCTGGTGTGCTCAGCACGGCAAAGACGACTATCAACCGAAAAAAGCCCGTGCATACGAGCTGAAATCGCTCAGCGGCAGTGAATCGGTTGAAGTGCTTGGCTTTTTGATGACCCAGCCTCAGACCGATGAAGTGAAAAAAGCCGTCAAAGCAGGTCTGGCCTGGTTCAGCAGCCCAAATACTTATCTGGCCGATCATACGTATGATAAGTCTGTCGAAGAGAAAATTGTCTATAAAAAAGGCAGCCGGATGTGGTATCGCTTCTATGATCTGGACACCAACAAAGGCTTCTTCAGTGACCGGGATGGTAAAAAATATTATGACCTGATGGATATTTCTTCCGAGCGTCGCAACGGCTACAGCTGGGGCGGTAGCTATGGCGAGAAGATCATCTCTTATGCGAAAAAAGTCGGTTATTTATAA